Genomic DNA from Pseudomonas helmanticensis:
GCTCGCCAGCCGGATCTGAGCTTTCCGGGGATTCTGTTTCCACTGGACCTGAGCGATCGCAAGCTGACCGGTGAGGTCCTCGCAGAACTGGCGCGCACGTATGAGTTCGACGGGCTGGTGAACAACGTCGGACTGGTGCGCCCGCAGGCGTTGGGTGAAATCGATCTGGACGCCTTCGACGACGTGATGCGGCTGAATCTGCATTCAGCGTTACAGGCGACGCAGGCGCTGCTGCCGGGAATGCGCACGCGCGGTTGGGGTCGGGTGGTAAACATTTCCAGCCTGACGGTGCTGGGCATCACCCAGCGCACGGCGTATGCAGCGGCGAAAGCGGCGCTGGTCAGCTTCACCCGCTCATGGGCGCTGGAGCTGGCGCAGACCGGTATCACCGTGAATGCGGTGGCACCGGGGCCGACCGAAACCGAACTGTTCCGCGCCAACAATCCGCCGGGCAGCGAGGGTGAGGCGCGGTATCTGGCCGGGGTGCCGATGGGACGCCTGGGGCAGCCGGAGGAGATTGCCTCGGCGATTGCGTTTCTGCTGTCGGAGCAAAGCGGCTTCATCACCGGGCAAACCTTGTTCGTCGATGGCGGCGCATCAGTCGGCAAAGCCGCATTCTGATCAACACCCCAAATCCTCTGTGGGAGCGAGCCTGCTCGCGAATACGGTATGTCAGACACATTGATGTTGCTGATACACCGCTTTCGCGAGCAGGCTCGCTCCCACAGGGATCCACGATAAGGAGCATTGATGGACCGCCTCGCCGTCATGGAAACCTTCATCTACGTCGTCGAAACCGGCTCGTTTTCCGCCGCCGCGCGACGTCTGAATATCGGCCAGCCAGCGGTATCGAAAACCATCGCCGCGCTGGAAAAACGCTTGGCCGTCAGCCTGCTCCTGCGCTCGACGCGCGGCCTGACCCCGACCGAAGCCGGACTGGCTTTTTTCGAACGGGCCAAACGCGCCATCGAAGAAGCCGACGAGGCCGACAACGCTGCGCGCGGCATCGCCAGCGGCTTGAGCGGCAACTTGCGCATCAGCGCCGCGGTGACCTTCGGTCGCCTGCACATCGTCCCGCAACTGGGGCCGTTCCTCGATCAGCACCCACAACTGAACATCGACCTGATGCTCGACGACCGCAACATCAATCTGGTTGAAGAAGGCATCGATGTAGCTTTGCGCATGGGTGCGCTCAACGATTCGGGGCTCACCGCCCGCAAGATCGCCGACTGCCGCCGCGTGGTGCTTGGCACACCGGCCTACTTTGCCAAGCACGGCGAACCGAGCTGCCCCGCCGAATTGAGCAAACACCAGGCCGTCGTCTACAACCTCGGCGGCGGCACCACTTGGCAGTTCGCCAAAGGCGCGGAGCAACAATCGGTGATCCTCAGCGGACGTTTGCGCGTCAGCGCGGCCGAGGGCGTACGCGAAGCTGTACTGGCCGATCAGGGCCTGACAATCGCCTCCGAATGGATGTTCGCCCCGGAACTGGCCAGCGGCGCGGTGAAAACCGTTATGCACGACTGGACACTGCCCGATCTGGATTTGTGGGCGGTGTTTCCAACGGGAAGAATGGCGAGTGCCAAGGCGCGGGCGTTTGTTGAGTATGTGCAGGGGATTCTGATCGACGAGCATTAATACCGAGCGTTTCGTTTATTGCGATTTTCGTTTATTTCGAATAAAGTTCCGACATTCATTATTAACATGTCGGAAAAATCATGTCGATCATTGTTCATCCTCCTATCAACCTTCCCGTAGAGCGCGAAATAAAAGCAGCCATCGAAGGCCAACGCGCCCTGGCCGCTTACCTGGCGACTGAATTCGAAACCCAGCACATCCAGATCTTCGATGAGCAGAACGAGGCGCACCGTGTCGAACTGCCCACCTCCGCCCTGCGCCTTCTCGTCGACATTCTTGCGGCGCTGGCAGAAGGCAATGCCGTCAAAGTCGTGCCGATTCATGCCGAACTCACCACCCAGGAAGCCGCTGACCTCCTTAACGTCTCACGCCCGCACATGATAAAGCTGCTGGAAAGCGGCGAGATTTCCTACCACAAAACCGGCAAGCACCGACGTGTGCGCTTTGCCGATTTGATGGACTATAAAACCCGGCGCGACACCGCCAGCGAGCAGGCAATGGCGCTACTCGCGGAGCAGGCACAAGTATTAAGGACAGGATACGAGTGAGGCATTCCTCTTTCACCGCTGTATACGATGCATGTGTTTTATACCCAGCCCCGTTGCGAGATTTCCTGATGTGGCTCGCCCTCTCAGGAAGATTTCGGGCGCGATGGACAAAGGAGATTCACGGCGAATGGAAACGCAACCTACTAAAGAACCGCACTGACTTGACCATGCAGCAACTGGACCGCACGTCGGAACTGATGGATCGCGCCATCCCTGATGCATGCGTCTCGGACTATGAGGATCTTGTAACCGGACTGTCACTGCCGGATCCAGATGACCGCCATGTTCTGGCAGCCGCGATACGTTGCGGTGCAGGCGTTATCGTCACATTCAATTTGAAAGATTTTCCCGATGAGCATCTCGCCCCTTTTGGTATCGAGGCGCAGCATCCAGATGAA
This window encodes:
- a CDS encoding LysR family transcriptional regulator, which codes for MDRLAVMETFIYVVETGSFSAAARRLNIGQPAVSKTIAALEKRLAVSLLLRSTRGLTPTEAGLAFFERAKRAIEEADEADNAARGIASGLSGNLRISAAVTFGRLHIVPQLGPFLDQHPQLNIDLMLDDRNINLVEEGIDVALRMGALNDSGLTARKIADCRRVVLGTPAYFAKHGEPSCPAELSKHQAVVYNLGGGTTWQFAKGAEQQSVILSGRLRVSAAEGVREAVLADQGLTIASEWMFAPELASGAVKTVMHDWTLPDLDLWAVFPTGRMASAKARAFVEYVQGILIDEH
- a CDS encoding PIN domain-containing protein, yielding MRHSSFTAVYDACVLYPAPLRDFLMWLALSGRFRARWTKEIHGEWKRNLLKNRTDLTMQQLDRTSELMDRAIPDACVSDYEDLVTGLSLPDPDDRHVLAAAIRCGAGVIVTFNLKDFPDEHLAPFGIEAQHPDEFVENLFHLDSAAVIAAAQRQRKQLKTPAMDVESFLSLLQRQGLKKSIHALGSYRAIL
- a CDS encoding helix-turn-helix domain-containing protein, whose amino-acid sequence is MSIIVHPPINLPVEREIKAAIEGQRALAAYLATEFETQHIQIFDEQNEAHRVELPTSALRLLVDILAALAEGNAVKVVPIHAELTTQEAADLLNVSRPHMIKLLESGEISYHKTGKHRRVRFADLMDYKTRRDTASEQAMALLAEQAQVLRTGYE
- a CDS encoding SDR family oxidoreductase translates to MTRRTFLITGASKGIGRALAEHLDRTGHRVVGIARQPDLSFPGILFPLDLSDRKLTGEVLAELARTYEFDGLVNNVGLVRPQALGEIDLDAFDDVMRLNLHSALQATQALLPGMRTRGWGRVVNISSLTVLGITQRTAYAAAKAALVSFTRSWALELAQTGITVNAVAPGPTETELFRANNPPGSEGEARYLAGVPMGRLGQPEEIASAIAFLLSEQSGFITGQTLFVDGGASVGKAAF